DNA from SAR324 cluster bacterium:
CTTTTCCTACTAAGTGGAGCACAGGATAGCCTAAATATCGCGAATCCAAAGTATGCGCAAAAAATTCGACTTCTCCGTGAATTGAAAAAGATTGAAGCGGATTACATTCTGATGGACTTGGGAGCGGGGACTTCCTTCAACACTCTAGATTTTTTCATTGCCGCAGACACTCAGTTACTAGTAGCGATTCCTGAGCCAACCTCTATAGAAAATGCCTACCGTTTCATTAAAAGTTCATTCTATCGACAGATCCGACTTTATAGTGAAACCCCAGAGTTGCGAGATTTGGTTGAAGAATCAATGGATCGTAACAATCGGCATGGTATCCGCACTCCGCGTGAATTGCTGCTCCATCTGAAGGAGCTAGGACCGGAGATGTCTGATTTTGCAGAACAACAAACAGAGAGATATCGTCCTAGTCTAATTCTGAATCAGGTTCGTTCCAACAACGACATCAAGGTCGGCCATGCGATGGAAACCGCCTGTCTAAAATACTTTGGACTATCTGTAGATTTTCGAGGATATGTGACAAACAACGATTTGGTGAGACGCTCAGTCTTACAGCGTAAACCCTTGATGATGCAGTCACCCGACTCAGAAATCGGGCAAGACCTGCAACGCCTGCTTGGTAACATTTTGCAGCGTCAAAAGGTGCCACCGTCATGAATGCGGAGTCGGAGATAAGCCGGGTTCTGTTCTCTTCTAAGAGTCGTGATCATTTATCTAGGATTGCTGTTACCAGCAACCTCCAGCATCCTACCCGATCGCCAGACGGGCCGCCTGATCACGATCCTATTTGGACTTGCAGCGGATGGGGTTTACCCTGCCAGGTCTGTCACCAGCCCCGCGGTGAGCTCTTACCTCCCCGTTTCACCCTTGCCTGTGCCGAAGCCATCGGCGGTCTATTCTCTGTGGCACTTTCCGTCGGCTTACGCCGCCTGGCCGTTAGCCAGCATCCTGCCCTGTGCTGCCCGGACTTTCCTCTCGCAACTCGAGAATCATGATCGATTCCCTCGCCACCAGCGATCACGTATCTAACTCCGCAAGCTCACTACGCTATCAAGAAGTCTTTGTAATCGCTAACTATTTTTTCATCACTGGCCAGTCTGCCTTGAGGAGTACGTTCATTGGCACTGGCTATGGTCCCTCGTTGAGTGACCGTTCTCTCGAACTCTAGCTAACCGCACATGACCCTTCTAATCGTTTTTGTAGCAATGGCATTAGGAATCTCCTTTGTCTGCTCCATTGCCGAAGCCGTCTTACTCAGCATCACTCCGGCCTACGTTGCTCTTTTGCAGGAAAAAGGGAAGCGCTCTGGAGGGATGTTGTTTCAACTGAAGGAAAATGTGGATCGGCCGCTCACCGCCATCCTGACCCTGAACACCGTCGCCAACACGGTAGGAGCCGCTGGAGTTGGAGTTCAAGCAACTCAACTTTTTGGTGATGAGTATCTTGGCGTTGCCTCGGGAGCTTTGACGCTGATGATTCTGATCTTCTCAGAAATCATTCCCAAAACAATGGGAGCTGCTTTCTGGAGAACCTTGGCCCCGACTGTAGGTTACTTCATAAAATATCTAGTTTTGATTCTCCTACCCTTCGTCTGGCTCGCAGAGTTTCTGACACGCGGTATGAAGCAGCATCGTGAGTTGACTGGTTTCAGCCGAGAAGAGTTCGCCTCGATGGCTGAACTTGGTATTAAGGAAGGCCAACTCGAAGAGAGTGAATCAAGGATTCTTCGCAATCTCTTTCGTTTCCGCTCCTCCTATGCGGAAGATATCATGACCCCCCGGACTGTTGTGTTCTCCTTGGAAGAAAACCTGACAGTGGACGAATATTTTACACTGCATCCCCAAAATCCCTTCTCACGGATCCCGATCTATCAGAAGCACCCTGATCAAGTGACAGGATATGTGCTTAAAAACGATATCATCATGGCCCAGGCCCAAGACAGGCCCCAGACTAGGCTCAGTGATTTCCGACGGCAGGTGGTAGTGACACGTTACAATGCTACCATCGCCGAGGTTTTTGATCTGATGATCAGCAAGCGGGAACAACTTGCTTTGGTGGTTGACGATGATTGGGGAACAATGGTCGGAGTTGTGACAATGGAAGATGTCGTTGAGACCTTGTTGGGCTTAGAGATCGTTGATGAGGACGACAAGAATGAGGACATGCAGGTGCTAGCTCGTCGTCTATGGGAAAGACGTGCCCGAGCTATGGGATTGCAGTTGGATGACAAGGAAGATTCACCTTCTCGTCAAGAACCTCAGGGTGCTTCTTAGCATCGACGGACATCCTGTCTTCAGAGTGAACCAGCTGTTGCCCAACCCGCTCCCTCCAGTGTCGTCCCTGAGGCAACATCAACCTTAACGGGCAATTACTAAATTTCAAGTAAGAAATATGTTAAAAGTTATTTTTTTTAGTTTTATAATTTAGATTATCCATATCTTGTAAGTTTTTTTAAGTTTTTCTGCTGCCTTAATATCGTTGATGTTACGACTTCGAACGTTTGAAGATGTGAATGACTGAAAGTTGACAAGACTACAAATGAATAAAGAAGCTAAAATCTATATTGCAGGTCATCGAGGATTAGTTGGCTCTGCTATTCAGCGAACTTTGAGCCACCAGGGATACAGTAATTTAATTGTGAGAACACGGGCAGAACTGGACCTTCTGAATGCAGAGGCAGTAGAGAAATTTTTTTCTCGGGAGAAACCCGAGTATGTATTTTTAGCAGCAGCCCGGGTCGGTGGCATTCACGCCAATAACACTTATCCAACTGAATTCCTCTATGAAAACTTACAGATTCAAAATCACGTTATGCAGAATGCTTGGCGAGTTCAGGTGAAGAAGTTGTTGTTTCTAGGAAGTTCCTGCATTTATCCAAGAGACTGCCCTCAACCAATTCAAGAGGATTATCTGTTGACAGGGCCGCTGGAGAGTACGAATCGAGCTTATGCCTTGGCCAAGATCGCTGGTATTGAACTCTGTCAGAGCTTAAATCGACAGCATGGAACCAAGTTTCTGAGCGTGATGCCCACGAATCTCTATGGTGTTCACGACAACTTTCATCCGGAGAATTCCCATGTGCTGCCTGCACTAATCCGGAGAATTCATGAAGCCAAAGTGAAGTCCTTGCCCGAAGTGGTTGTCTGGGGTACGGGGACTCCAAGAAGAGAGTTTCTTCTCTCGGATGAATTGGCAGAGGCATGCTTACACTTGATGTTACATTACGACGACGGAGAGTTGGTGAACATTGGCTGGGGTGAAGATCAGACCATCAAAGAACTAGCAGAGACTATCTGTGAGGTAGTCAGCTATCACGGTAAGCTGCGTTTTGATCCAACACAGCCAGATGGCACTCCTCGCAAGGTTTTAGATGTAAGTCGCCTCAAAGCACTGGGATGGCAGCCCAAGATTACACTGAGGGAGGGCTTACAGCAGGTTTATCGCTGGTACTGTGAGGAATATGAAGCTACCCGATGAATACTGGATGCAGCAAGCAATTCAACTTGGGGAAACAGTTCGAGGCAAGACAGGAGATAATCCCCATGTAGGGTGTGTCTTAGTTGAGAAGGATCAGCTACTTGTCAAAGGATGGACTCATCCTCCTGGTCAGCATCACGCTGAAGCCCATGCTATTCATCAAGCACAGGAGTTGGGGTTGGATTTTAGCAAGCTGACTCTATACTGCACTTTGGAACCCTGTTCGTTTGTAGGACGAACTCCTTCTTGTGCAAAAACAATTTCTGAGGTTGGTATCCGCTACGTGGTAGTCGGTTTCAGAGATCCTCACCCAAGAGTCAACGGTGCAGGAATTTCGAACATGAGAAGCGCTGGCGTGGAGGTGAAAGAAGGGCTTTGCGTTGATGAAATTCGCGAGAGTTTGCGAGATTGGCTGAGACGCTTTGAAGAATAAATTTGTCTAAAAAGATGGAGGGCCTAACAAGCCGCTCAGATAACCCGCCACACCAGCCGCACAAATCCCACGGAAGGCGATACATTTGGCTTTTCCAAGCTGCTTGCCATTCGTGCTGTAAACATAGACCCAAAACGAAGTCCAATCGTAAAGAGCAACCAGTTCTCCTGCTTCATTGTACAATCTTCGATTCGTGGCTCGACCAGTGATAGACTTCTCCTCATCCTCTTTGACCAATAGCATTTCAAAAAACCCTTCCCGCATTGCGTAGGCGATTTTCCCCATTTTTCTTTTACTGGGATCAAGCAGTTCTACGTAATCGATATAGATCAGTGCGGTGCCAACTTCTTCTTCACTAGGGCTGAGAATCGCAGTCTGCAGCGGCAGTGCAAATGCCCACAGAGGAATCAATAGCAACCAGCAACTGAACAACAAGCGTCGCATACGCCATCCATGAAAAGCAGTGAGGAGAGATTTTTCGTAAAACAAGGATTGTTCCAAAGCTGAATAGAAACAGGAAGCTTGAATAAAGAACTAAAGTTCTGAATCAATTTGACGATAATGATCCTAGAAATAATTGTTTTTTTGGAGGAAGGGCACTTATGTCATTGCGCAAATTGATTAAGAAATCACTGCTTGTTCTGGGAACCGGAGTTATGGTGACGACGGTGTTTCCTGTTGGGGGAATTGCTCAGGACAATATCAACACGCCAGGAAATATCTTCTCTCAGTGGGTTAAACTCTCGCTGATGGGTTATAATCAGTCTGAGATTGAAGCTACCCTAAATGTCTACCAAACTGAAGAAATACAGTTAGTCAAGCGCCGCTTGCGCAGGAACGTACTCAATAATTTAGTGGGTGGAAACCTGAAGCAAGATATCTCCTTGAGTACCACGGAGCAGGAACTGCGCTACATACGGGATAAGATCCGCACCGAAATTCGCTTTGCAGGCTTAGAAAACGATTTTCTGGTTCGTCAGATGATCCGCCACCAATTTGGAATTGCAGTCCAGGACATTTGATCAGATTTCTCTTGCTATTCCCTGTAGATACGATAGAAAGGTAGGTTTTTGTGGCGGGGTGTGGCGCAGTCTGGTAGCGCGCTTGTTTTGGGAACAAGAGGTCGCTGGTTCGAACCCAGTCACCCCGACCATGAAATAAATTGCAGAGTTTCATCCCCAGTACTCCCCCTGTAACTTCTCTAACCAGCAAACCCAAAACTTAGTCCGTCCAAAACTGAACATTCGCTTCCACTACTGTTCATCCTGAAACCGGTCCATCCAAAATTTTGCTCTTCAAAGCAGAGCTCCTCCTCCTGTTTTTTCGTGCCATGAAATTTCTATTTGCTGGTTTGTTCTTGTTACTGACCACTAATTCATTGTGGCCTGCTGAGCCTTTTTTCATTGATTCATGGAAAATACTGGGTCCCTTCATGGTGGCTCCAAGAGATGGTGGAACCGATCACTTGCTCAAATATGGAGGTGAAGAAAATATTATTCCCAATGATTCTCAAGTGTTTTATTCGGAGTATGCGGATCTAGGAATCCTGAAGTGGGAGGAGACCTCTGTAGATTCTGATCGAGTTGAAATCAATTATGAGGAGATTGATTGGAATGCTTCTTACGCTCGCTTGGGTGGAGTGGGCCTTTTGAATATGGGCTATGCGTATACGGAAATCAATGCTGACTCAAATCAGGTCGCTCTAGTGAGTTCTCAGCAGATTGGTGGATTTTATGTCAACGGCCGAGGGTATCAGGGGGAACCTTACTATGCGAACTATCAACGGATAGCCGTACCTTTGCGAAAGGGTATTAACCGAATCCTTGTTAAGTTTGCTGGAAAGCATAAGAGATCCTTTCGCTTTCAGATCGAACCTACCGAGCTTAAGGCTCTCTTTCTGGAGGATGTAACCCAACCAGATCTGTTGGATCCTGAGGAAAAGAGGATCTTGTTGGCTGTGCCCATCTTGAACACAACTACGCGCTGGTTGCGAGACCTTACAATTGAATTGGATTCCAGCCCAGCCCTGAAAGAGAAGGTTTATGATATCCCACCAATTCCACCATTGGGTGTCCTCAAGATTCCTTTGGAAATTGAATTATCTGGATTTTCAGAATCTTTCATTACTGTTGAGCTAATCCTCAGAGACAGCGAGCAGGAAGAGCTTTCACGAATTCCAATAAAATTGAATCGTAAGTCTCATACTGAACCACTGAAACGAACGTTTCTTTCCAGCCTAGATGGTTCTGTCCAATACTACGGTATCCGTTATCCGGAACCCTATGATCCAAAGCAACAATATGCAGTGATCTTTTCACTACACGGGGCGGGAGTGGAAGCAATCCACTTGGCGGGTCGATATTCCAGTAAGAATTGGGCGTTTGTGATCACTCCCACAAACCGCAGGCCCTATGGTTTTGATTGGCAGGACTGGGGACGTCTCGACTTTGAAGAAGTTTTTGAAGAGGTGATGAAAGAATATCCCATCGACCCAGATCGTGTTTATTTGGCAGGTAGTTCAATGGGGGGGCAGGGAGTCTGGCACATCGGCCTGCACGATCCTTCACGTTTTGCGGCATTGGCGCCTCAGGCTGGGTGGACGGGCTTTCAGCACTACTCGCCTTTCACGATGCAGAAAAGCCAGATGTTTGCTGCTCCGGACTTGTTGAATGTTCGAAATCGCGTGATGCAGGATTCAAACAATCTTTACTTTCTGGAAAACCTGCAGCATCTACCAGTAGTAATTATTCACGGAGCGGAGGATCGTACAGTCCCCCCATTGCATCCGAGGATGTTCCAGAAGTTCCTTAAGGAGAGAGAATTTGTGGTCAACTACCAAGAACTGCCAGAGCAGGGTCATTGGTGGGATGAACCACGTTCTGCAGGAGGAGGATCTGACGCCGTCGATAACCAGGAAATGCTGGACTTTCTGAAACAACAGGTTCGTAATCGATATCCTCAGCAATTCAATCTTCGTCTTTTCGACCTCTCGATCAACGATACCTTTTACTGGATTCGTGTTCTTTCACAAAAAGAAGCACTGCAGCAGACCAAAATTTCTGTGGAAGTGATTGGAGAAGAGATTTTGTTGGATACTGAGAATGTATCAGCAATAGAGGTTGACTGGGGTGCTCTAAACCTGCCGATTCAGCGGATCACTTGGAACCAGCAGCAATATCCGATCTCTGATGCTTCCCCAATGCTATTGGGCCCAGAACCAGATGCAGCAGCGCAACTAGCCACAAAGTATCCTGCATTGAAGTCTGTTTTCTTCCGCCCCTTTGTGTTGGTCTACGGAACGCAGGGAAAAACGCCTCAGCAGGAAATGTTGCTTCACCGAGCGAATCAGATTGCGATTCGATTCTGGCACAAAGCCAATGGCTTTGTGCAGGTGATGGCAGATACAGAAGTGACGGAATCCATTGAATCAGAGTTCAACATAGTGATGTTGGGCAATCCAGAATCCAATTTAATGATCAAGAAGCTATTGCCTCACACGCCCCTTGAGTTCACGGAAAACGGACTGCGCTTAGAGGGTAAAGAATATGTTGGGGAATTGGCTGCTTCAATCATGTACCCTCATCCTCAATTCCCAGAGCGGATGCTAGCATTTTTTACAGGCACCACCACTGAAGTGGAGAAATTGAGCCTCCATTTCCTGCCAATCTACTCAGGTTCAGGGACTCCGCACTATGTCGTTTTTGATAAAACAGTTCGTCAATACGGTTGGGGTAGTGTGCACAG
Protein-coding regions in this window:
- a CDS encoding P-loop NTPase — translated: MIEKQETTYSMEQQAKLWAVGGGKGGVGKSFLTTNIGVLLAKEGKRVVLMDLDLGGANLHTCLGVTDLDRGVSDFLMRRYEELEEALVPTQVPNLFLLSGAQDSLNIANPKYAQKIRLLRELKKIEADYILMDLGAGTSFNTLDFFIAADTQLLVAIPEPTSIENAYRFIKSSFYRQIRLYSETPELRDLVEESMDRNNRHGIRTPRELLLHLKELGPEMSDFAEQQTERYRPSLILNQVRSNNDIKVGHAMETACLKYFGLSVDFRGYVTNNDLVRRSVLQRKPLMMQSPDSEIGQDLQRLLGNILQRQKVPPS
- a CDS encoding hemolysin family protein, which codes for MTLLIVFVAMALGISFVCSIAEAVLLSITPAYVALLQEKGKRSGGMLFQLKENVDRPLTAILTLNTVANTVGAAGVGVQATQLFGDEYLGVASGALTLMILIFSEIIPKTMGAAFWRTLAPTVGYFIKYLVLILLPFVWLAEFLTRGMKQHRELTGFSREEFASMAELGIKEGQLEESESRILRNLFRFRSSYAEDIMTPRTVVFSLEENLTVDEYFTLHPQNPFSRIPIYQKHPDQVTGYVLKNDIIMAQAQDRPQTRLSDFRRQVVVTRYNATIAEVFDLMISKREQLALVVDDDWGTMVGVVTMEDVVETLLGLEIVDEDDKNEDMQVLARRLWERRARAMGLQLDDKEDSPSRQEPQGAS
- a CDS encoding GDP-L-fucose synthase, with the protein product MNKEAKIYIAGHRGLVGSAIQRTLSHQGYSNLIVRTRAELDLLNAEAVEKFFSREKPEYVFLAAARVGGIHANNTYPTEFLYENLQIQNHVMQNAWRVQVKKLLFLGSSCIYPRDCPQPIQEDYLLTGPLESTNRAYALAKIAGIELCQSLNRQHGTKFLSVMPTNLYGVHDNFHPENSHVLPALIRRIHEAKVKSLPEVVVWGTGTPRREFLLSDELAEACLHLMLHYDDGELVNIGWGEDQTIKELAETICEVVSYHGKLRFDPTQPDGTPRKVLDVSRLKALGWQPKITLREGLQQVYRWYCEEYEATR
- a CDS encoding bifunctional diaminohydroxyphosphoribosylaminopyrimidine deaminase/5-amino-6-(5-phosphoribosylamino)uracil reductase RibD; amino-acid sequence: MKLPDEYWMQQAIQLGETVRGKTGDNPHVGCVLVEKDQLLVKGWTHPPGQHHAEAHAIHQAQELGLDFSKLTLYCTLEPCSFVGRTPSCAKTISEVGIRYVVVGFRDPHPRVNGAGISNMRSAGVEVKEGLCVDEIRESLRDWLRRFEE
- a CDS encoding prolyl oligopeptidase family serine peptidase; translated protein: MKFLFAGLFLLLTTNSLWPAEPFFIDSWKILGPFMVAPRDGGTDHLLKYGGEENIIPNDSQVFYSEYADLGILKWEETSVDSDRVEINYEEIDWNASYARLGGVGLLNMGYAYTEINADSNQVALVSSQQIGGFYVNGRGYQGEPYYANYQRIAVPLRKGINRILVKFAGKHKRSFRFQIEPTELKALFLEDVTQPDLLDPEEKRILLAVPILNTTTRWLRDLTIELDSSPALKEKVYDIPPIPPLGVLKIPLEIELSGFSESFITVELILRDSEQEELSRIPIKLNRKSHTEPLKRTFLSSLDGSVQYYGIRYPEPYDPKQQYAVIFSLHGAGVEAIHLAGRYSSKNWAFVITPTNRRPYGFDWQDWGRLDFEEVFEEVMKEYPIDPDRVYLAGSSMGGQGVWHIGLHDPSRFAALAPQAGWTGFQHYSPFTMQKSQMFAAPDLLNVRNRVMQDSNNLYFLENLQHLPVVIIHGAEDRTVPPLHPRMFQKFLKEREFVVNYQELPEQGHWWDEPRSAGGGSDAVDNQEMLDFLKQQVRNRYPQQFNLRLFDLSINDTFYWIRVLSQKEALQQTKISVEVIGEEILLDTENVSAIEVDWGALNLPIQRITWNQQQYPISDASPMLLGPEPDAAAQLATKYPALKSVFFRPFVLVYGTQGKTPQQEMLLHRANQIAIRFWHKANGFVQVMADTEVTESIESEFNIVMLGNPESNLMIKKLLPHTPLEFTENGLRLEGKEYVGELAASIMYPHPQFPERMLAFFTGTTTEVEKLSLHFLPIYSGSGTPHYVVFDKTVRQYGWGSVHSAGFFNFKNRLP